In Crassostrea angulata isolate pt1a10 chromosome 4, ASM2561291v2, whole genome shotgun sequence, one genomic interval encodes:
- the LOC128181278 gene encoding protein mono-ADP-ribosyltransferase PARP14-like isoform X2 — protein MEEREREEVHDKYVPRFLYSTLSSLCSQQNTMTFSNSNLYTSNESIDGSLVCDGESCLSRSESTAIATEETKDKSEKLEKLKEEDQDIYVPRFCIPPILTFSTDDAVDKDVEDATIESVNEAQACVDESFLSTSESPDSESIVMGDIEIEKSVASGKWTALCEKTCDTIRVRLNIPLTKDTLKSYFENTQKSGGGYIVSLTTIKGTESKVEDALITFAESKYATNCLQQDHMLYKMSLDVQKLDRRDPTLWEMNKALVTGLNTITTQETLVEFLEPPAGVELISLVRGEQENAAILVFAEKPDFAKMSNQCKETTLEGNTLFVQMVMKCQSIYVKGIDKSITCNLLENFFCNKRKSGGGDIEKVDYHPEDGYCIVYFENPSDARNVAAQEKFTIDKREVQAEMFYPCLGLSEKPTNREDMPCVSYESNVYVINFVQNCGPAFSQINEALQKKFVKIKWPKSKSDFIIKLQCTMTKDMKNSKEILISWKEEATVEMDRHMKRFVYKLHSILPEAWSLFLTRLKTLNIGDPIKVNVVLEQENHTAILTGYEENTEALTRTILDFIKTEESKIKNQKRIMKNVPLDFHKCQKIWETHFWKKLKSDFPDLVFQVKNIKKEVNLTGKPAKVNEALIKINEYLMITKSKSFNISKGRYEIFSMKEVKDRFIEEMKAKRNMAVWNVTDDKVYMTSSNLEMVDDALETFKKFIPEEKIKIRDIGKVLSMPDWQACVKKLKDSYDKKMFISYQNSEVCVTATIYIFETVYKQIEHELKIYSEKCRIDSKEVHLSLQQFRYMQMFGQNEISKIKKSCTPKKLEIKLNQSTCSIEITGNNEDVKKAYEKLMRSIHVGSCSITNSGAPVLLTSGIGRETAKRAGKEASCIRYDEEGVCHNREIRETESFKGQRRTSKCLPIKIAECKLQLCDKKLVVMQGDVTKLEVDVIVNAANGELDHCGGLALAVSKAGGKIIQEDSRTYCKSHGTVSHGEAVPAHPGELPCKMLIHAVGPRWRNGGHDEEHLLKKAISRCLELTDKYNYSSIAIPALSAGFYGYPAAQLVEVILRAIESYNKIISSSIKEIYFCDVNDTIVKEFVKALKTKYGLKVKEFYGYEYVQNTDSHLEEEKSRKSRPRSDIDNSEMKVISGNLAKMRVDVIVNSTNKSLNLNLGATSKSLLRAGGEFLQEECRMKYKHGVQPGEVAMTKGGNLHCRQVYHGAIKKWDHNKGDALSRFTGFVENCLRMADKNWMSSMAFPALGTGRLGYPPDLAAKTMLKCCRDFLRQKRSTSLKEIIFVVYHEDKETFEAFQSVMKSECVSRRTVASSFSHPQRQSTGRIPTRRD, from the exons ATGGAAGAAAGAGAACGCGAGGAAGTCCATGATAAGTACGTTCCAAGGTTTTTATATTCTACCCTCTCATCTCTGTGTAGTCAACAGAACACGATGACATTCTCcaattcaaatttatatacaAGCAATGAATCGATCGACGGATCCCTGGTCTGCGATGGAGAGTCGTGTTTATCAAGGTCTGAAAGCACAGCAATTGCAACAGAAGAAACCAAGG ATAAGAGTGAAAAATTAGAAAAACTAAAAGAGGAAGATCAAGACATATACGTTCCCAGGTTCTGTATTCCACCAATTCTAACTTTTTCCACCGATGATGCTGTAGACAAAGATGTGGAGGATGCAACAATTGAATCGGTCAATGAAGCACAAGCCTGTGTTGATGAGTCGTTTCTTTCAACGTCAGAGAGTCCTGACTCTGAATCAATAGTAATGGGCgatattgaaattgaaaaatctgTTGCGTCAG GTAAATGGACGGCATTATGTGAAAAAACATGTGACACCATTAGAGTACGGCTGAATATACCTTTGACTAAAGACACCTTGAAAAGCTACTTTGAGAACACACAGAAGTCAGGGGGAGGATATATTGTATCCCTAACAACTATCAAAGGAACAGAATCGAAAGTTGAAGACGCCCTTATAACATTTGCTGAGTCAAAat ATGCGACTAATTGCCTCCAACAAGatcatatgttatataaaatgtCCTTAGATGTTCAGAAATTAGACCGCCGGGATCCAACTCTCTGGGAAATGAACAAAGCTCTAGTGACAGGATTAAACACTATAACAACACAGGAAACGCTAGTGGAATTTCTGGAGCCTCCAGCTGGTGTGGAACTTATATCTCTGGTGAGAGGGGAACAAGAAAATGCAGCCATATTGGTGTTTGCCGAAAAACCAG ATTTCGCAAAAATGTCTAATCAATGCAAGGAAACAACACTTGAAGGCAATACCTTATTTGTACAGATGGTGATGAAATGTCAATCTATCTATGTCAAGGGAATTGACAAGAGCATTACCTGTAATCTACTAGAGAATTTTTTCTGTAACAAGAGGAAAAGTGGAGGTGGAGATATAGAGAAGGTGGATTACCATCCAGAAGATGgttattgtattgtttacttTGAAAATCCATCAG ATGCAAGGAATGTTGCAGCACAAGAAAAGTTTACAATTGATAAGAGAGAAGTACAAGCAGAGATGTTTTATCCCTGTCTAGGTTTGTCAGAAAAACCGACAAATCGGGAAGACATGCCATGTGTCTCATATGAAAGCAATGTATATGtcatcaattttgttcaaaactGTGGGCCGGCATTTAGCCAAATAAATGAAGCTTTACAAAAAAAGTTTGTCAAGATAAAATGGCCAAAATCAAAGTCAGATTTTATTATCAAGTTACAGTGTACAATGacaaaagatatgaaaaattCAAAGGAAATTCTAATAAGCTGGAAAGAAGAAGCGACGGTTGAGATGGATAGGCATATGAAAAGATTTGTATATAAATTGCATTCTATTTTACCTGAGGCATGGTCATTATTTCTGACTCGGctaaaaacattaaatatcgGTGATCCAATCAAAGTGAACGTCGTTTTGGAACAGGAAAACCACACAGCTATATTAACTGGCTATGAGGAAAATACTGAAGCCCTTACTCGGACAAttcttgattttatcaaaacagAGGAGtccaaaataaaaaaccaaaaaagaatAATGAAAAATGTACCCTTAGATTTTCATAAATGCCAGAAGATATGGGAAACTCATTTTTGGAAGAAATTAAAGAGTGATTTCCCAGATCTTGTTTTTCaagttaaaaacattaaaaaagagGTGAATTTGACTGGAAAGCCTGCAAAAGTCAACGAGGCTCTGATCAAGATTAATGAATATCTGATGATTACAAAGTCAAAGTCGTTTAACATTTCAAAAGGACGTTATGAAATTTTTTCCATGAAGGAAGTAAAAGATCGTTTTATTGAAGAAATGAAAGCTAAACGCAACATGGCAGTTTGGAATGTAACAGATGACAAAGTATATATGACATCTTCAAACTTAGAAATGGTTGATGATGCTTTAGAGACCTTTAAGAAATTTATTccagaagaaaaaattaaaatcagagaCATTGGCAAAGTTTTGAGTATGCCAGACTGGCAAGCTTGTGTTAAGAAACTGAAAGACagttatgataaaaaaatgtttatttcttatcaaaattctGAAGTTTGTGTCACCGCTACTATATATATTTTCGAGACTGTTTATAAGCAGATTGAACATGAACTGAAAATTTATTCCGAGAAATGCCGCATTGACAGCAAAGAAGTTCATTTATCTCTACAACAGTTTAGGTACATGCAAATGTTCGGccaaaatgaaatttcaaaaatcaaaaaatcatgtactccaaaaaaattagaaataaaactaaatCAATCAACTTGTTCAATAGAAATTACGGGCAATAATGAAGATGTTAAAAAAGCTTATGAAAAGTTGATGAGATCTATTCATGTAGGTAGTTGCAGCATAACCAATTCTGGAGCTCCTGTGTTATTAACTTCAGGAATAGGGCGAGAGACCGCAAAGAGAGCCGGAAAAGAAGCATCATGTATCCGTTATGATGAAGAAGGAGTGTGTCATAATAGAGAGATTAGGGAAACTGAATCATTTAAAGGCCAAAGAAGAACATCGAAATGTTTACCTATAAAAATTGCTGAATGCAAATTGCAGTTATGTGATAAGAAGTTGGTAGTTATGCAAGGAGATGTTACAAAATTGGAAGTTGACGTTATTGTGAATGCTGCAAATGGAGAATTAGATCATTGTGGAGGTTTAGCCTTGGCAGTATCTAAAGCAG GAGGAAAAATTATTCAAGAGGATAGTAGGACATACTGTAAGTCCCATGGCACTGTTTCACATGGTGAAGCAGTGCCTGCTCACCCAGGTGAACTCCCCTGTAAAATGCTGATCCATGCCGTGGGGCCAAGATGGCGTAATGGGGGTCACGACGAAGAACATTTGCTTAAAAAAGCTATATCTAGATGCTTGGAATTGAcagacaaatataattattcttCCATAGCTATCCCTGCATTAAGTGCTGGATTTTATGGATATCCTGCGGCACAATTAGTGGAGGTTATTTTGCGTGCTATTGAATCATACAACAAGATTATATCTTCgtcaataaaagaaatatacttTTGCGATGTCAATGATACTATTGTCAAGGAGTTTGTCAAAGCTCTTAAGACTAAATATGGACTGAAAGTCAAGGAATTCTATGGCTATGAAtatg TTCAAAACACAGACTCTCATTTAGAAGAAGAGAAGTCAAGAAAAAGCAGGCCTAGGTCGGATATTGACAACAGTGAGATGAAGGTTATCAGTGGCAATCTGGCAAAAATGAGG GTTGATGTGATTGTGAACTCCACGAACAAATCATTAAACCTCAATCTTGGTGCTACGTCCAAGAGTCTTCTAAGGGCAGGGGGTGAATTCCTGCAAGAAGAATGTAGAATGAAGTACAAACATGGCGTTCAACCAGGAGAAGTAGCCATGACCAAGGGAGGTAATCTACACTGTAGGCAAGTGTATCATGGAGCCATTAAGAAGTGGGATCACAACAAAGGAGATGCACTCAGT
- the LOC128181278 gene encoding protein mono-ADP-ribosyltransferase PARP14-like isoform X7, producing the protein MEEREREEVHDKYVPRFLYSTLSSLCSQQNTMTFSNSNLYTSNESIDGSLVCDGESCLSRSESTAIATEETKDKSEKLEKLKEEDQDIYVPRFCIPPILTFSTDDAVDKDVEDATIESVNEAQACVDESFLSTSESPDSESIVMGDIEIEKSVASDATNCLQQDHMLYKMSLDVQKLDRRDPTLWEMNKALVTGLNTITTQETLVEFLEPPAGVELISLVRGEQENAAILVFAEKPDFAKMSNQCKETTLEGNTLFVQMVMKCQSIYVKGIDKSITCNLLENFFCNKRKSGGGDIEKVDYHPEDGYCIVYFENPSDARNVAAQEKFTIDKREVQAEMFYPCLGLSEKPTNREDMPCVSYESNVYVINFVQNCGPAFSQINEALQKKFVKIKWPKSKSDFIIKLQCTMTKDMKNSKEILISWKEEATVEMDRHMKRFVYKLHSILPEAWSLFLTRLKTLNIGDPIKVNVVLEQENHTAILTGYEENTEALTRTILDFIKTEESKIKNQKRIMKNVPLDFHKCQKIWETHFWKKLKSDFPDLVFQVKNIKKEVNLTGKPAKVNEALIKINEYLMITKSKSFNISKGRYEIFSMKEVKDRFIEEMKAKRNMAVWNVTDDKVYMTSSNLEMVDDALETFKKFIPEEKIKIRDIGKVLSMPDWQACVKKLKDSYDKKMFISYQNSEVCVTATIYIFETVYKQIEHELKIYSEKCRIDSKEVHLSLQQFRYMQMFGQNEISKIKKSCTPKKLEIKLNQSTCSIEITGNNEDVKKAYEKLMRSIHVGSCSITNSGAPVLLTSGIGRETAKRAGKEASCIRYDEEGVCHNREIRETESFKGQRRTSKCLPIKIAECKLQLCDKKLVVMQGDVTKLEVDVIVNAANGELDHCGGLALAVSKAGGKIIQEDSRTYCKSHGTVSHGEAVPAHPGELPCKMLIHAVGPRWRNGGHDEEHLLKKAISRCLELTDKYNYSSIAIPALSAGFYGYPAAQLVEVILRAIESYNKIISSSIKEIYFCDVNDTIVKEFVKALKTKYGLKVKEFYGYEYVKQFSVQNTDSHLEEEKSRKSRPRSDIDNSEMKVISGNLAKMRVDVIVNSTNKSLNLNLGATSKSLLRAGGEFLQEECRMKYKHGVQPGEVAMTKGGNLHCRQVYHGAIKKWDHNKGDALSRFTGFVENCLRMADKNWMSSMAFPALGTGRLGYPPDLAAKTMLKCCRDFLRQKRSTSLKEIIFVVYHEDKETFEAFQSVMKSECVSRRTVASSFSHPQRQSTGRIPTRRD; encoded by the exons ATGGAAGAAAGAGAACGCGAGGAAGTCCATGATAAGTACGTTCCAAGGTTTTTATATTCTACCCTCTCATCTCTGTGTAGTCAACAGAACACGATGACATTCTCcaattcaaatttatatacaAGCAATGAATCGATCGACGGATCCCTGGTCTGCGATGGAGAGTCGTGTTTATCAAGGTCTGAAAGCACAGCAATTGCAACAGAAGAAACCAAGG ATAAGAGTGAAAAATTAGAAAAACTAAAAGAGGAAGATCAAGACATATACGTTCCCAGGTTCTGTATTCCACCAATTCTAACTTTTTCCACCGATGATGCTGTAGACAAAGATGTGGAGGATGCAACAATTGAATCGGTCAATGAAGCACAAGCCTGTGTTGATGAGTCGTTTCTTTCAACGTCAGAGAGTCCTGACTCTGAATCAATAGTAATGGGCgatattgaaattgaaaaatctgTTGCGTCAG ATGCGACTAATTGCCTCCAACAAGatcatatgttatataaaatgtCCTTAGATGTTCAGAAATTAGACCGCCGGGATCCAACTCTCTGGGAAATGAACAAAGCTCTAGTGACAGGATTAAACACTATAACAACACAGGAAACGCTAGTGGAATTTCTGGAGCCTCCAGCTGGTGTGGAACTTATATCTCTGGTGAGAGGGGAACAAGAAAATGCAGCCATATTGGTGTTTGCCGAAAAACCAG ATTTCGCAAAAATGTCTAATCAATGCAAGGAAACAACACTTGAAGGCAATACCTTATTTGTACAGATGGTGATGAAATGTCAATCTATCTATGTCAAGGGAATTGACAAGAGCATTACCTGTAATCTACTAGAGAATTTTTTCTGTAACAAGAGGAAAAGTGGAGGTGGAGATATAGAGAAGGTGGATTACCATCCAGAAGATGgttattgtattgtttacttTGAAAATCCATCAG ATGCAAGGAATGTTGCAGCACAAGAAAAGTTTACAATTGATAAGAGAGAAGTACAAGCAGAGATGTTTTATCCCTGTCTAGGTTTGTCAGAAAAACCGACAAATCGGGAAGACATGCCATGTGTCTCATATGAAAGCAATGTATATGtcatcaattttgttcaaaactGTGGGCCGGCATTTAGCCAAATAAATGAAGCTTTACAAAAAAAGTTTGTCAAGATAAAATGGCCAAAATCAAAGTCAGATTTTATTATCAAGTTACAGTGTACAATGacaaaagatatgaaaaattCAAAGGAAATTCTAATAAGCTGGAAAGAAGAAGCGACGGTTGAGATGGATAGGCATATGAAAAGATTTGTATATAAATTGCATTCTATTTTACCTGAGGCATGGTCATTATTTCTGACTCGGctaaaaacattaaatatcgGTGATCCAATCAAAGTGAACGTCGTTTTGGAACAGGAAAACCACACAGCTATATTAACTGGCTATGAGGAAAATACTGAAGCCCTTACTCGGACAAttcttgattttatcaaaacagAGGAGtccaaaataaaaaaccaaaaaagaatAATGAAAAATGTACCCTTAGATTTTCATAAATGCCAGAAGATATGGGAAACTCATTTTTGGAAGAAATTAAAGAGTGATTTCCCAGATCTTGTTTTTCaagttaaaaacattaaaaaagagGTGAATTTGACTGGAAAGCCTGCAAAAGTCAACGAGGCTCTGATCAAGATTAATGAATATCTGATGATTACAAAGTCAAAGTCGTTTAACATTTCAAAAGGACGTTATGAAATTTTTTCCATGAAGGAAGTAAAAGATCGTTTTATTGAAGAAATGAAAGCTAAACGCAACATGGCAGTTTGGAATGTAACAGATGACAAAGTATATATGACATCTTCAAACTTAGAAATGGTTGATGATGCTTTAGAGACCTTTAAGAAATTTATTccagaagaaaaaattaaaatcagagaCATTGGCAAAGTTTTGAGTATGCCAGACTGGCAAGCTTGTGTTAAGAAACTGAAAGACagttatgataaaaaaatgtttatttcttatcaaaattctGAAGTTTGTGTCACCGCTACTATATATATTTTCGAGACTGTTTATAAGCAGATTGAACATGAACTGAAAATTTATTCCGAGAAATGCCGCATTGACAGCAAAGAAGTTCATTTATCTCTACAACAGTTTAGGTACATGCAAATGTTCGGccaaaatgaaatttcaaaaatcaaaaaatcatgtactccaaaaaaattagaaataaaactaaatCAATCAACTTGTTCAATAGAAATTACGGGCAATAATGAAGATGTTAAAAAAGCTTATGAAAAGTTGATGAGATCTATTCATGTAGGTAGTTGCAGCATAACCAATTCTGGAGCTCCTGTGTTATTAACTTCAGGAATAGGGCGAGAGACCGCAAAGAGAGCCGGAAAAGAAGCATCATGTATCCGTTATGATGAAGAAGGAGTGTGTCATAATAGAGAGATTAGGGAAACTGAATCATTTAAAGGCCAAAGAAGAACATCGAAATGTTTACCTATAAAAATTGCTGAATGCAAATTGCAGTTATGTGATAAGAAGTTGGTAGTTATGCAAGGAGATGTTACAAAATTGGAAGTTGACGTTATTGTGAATGCTGCAAATGGAGAATTAGATCATTGTGGAGGTTTAGCCTTGGCAGTATCTAAAGCAG GAGGAAAAATTATTCAAGAGGATAGTAGGACATACTGTAAGTCCCATGGCACTGTTTCACATGGTGAAGCAGTGCCTGCTCACCCAGGTGAACTCCCCTGTAAAATGCTGATCCATGCCGTGGGGCCAAGATGGCGTAATGGGGGTCACGACGAAGAACATTTGCTTAAAAAAGCTATATCTAGATGCTTGGAATTGAcagacaaatataattattcttCCATAGCTATCCCTGCATTAAGTGCTGGATTTTATGGATATCCTGCGGCACAATTAGTGGAGGTTATTTTGCGTGCTATTGAATCATACAACAAGATTATATCTTCgtcaataaaagaaatatacttTTGCGATGTCAATGATACTATTGTCAAGGAGTTTGTCAAAGCTCTTAAGACTAAATATGGACTGAAAGTCAAGGAATTCTATGGCTATGAAtatg TTAAACAATTCTCAGTTCAAAACACAGACTCTCATTTAGAAGAAGAGAAGTCAAGAAAAAGCAGGCCTAGGTCGGATATTGACAACAGTGAGATGAAGGTTATCAGTGGCAATCTGGCAAAAATGAGG GTTGATGTGATTGTGAACTCCACGAACAAATCATTAAACCTCAATCTTGGTGCTACGTCCAAGAGTCTTCTAAGGGCAGGGGGTGAATTCCTGCAAGAAGAATGTAGAATGAAGTACAAACATGGCGTTCAACCAGGAGAAGTAGCCATGACCAAGGGAGGTAATCTACACTGTAGGCAAGTGTATCATGGAGCCATTAAGAAGTGGGATCACAACAAAGGAGATGCACTCAGT
- the LOC128181278 gene encoding protein mono-ADP-ribosyltransferase PARP14-like isoform X6, translating to MTFSNSNLYTSNESIDGSLVCDGESCLSRSESTAIATEETKDKSEKLEKLKEEDQDIYVPRFCIPPILTFSTDDAVDKDVEDATIESVNEAQACVDESFLSTSESPDSESIVMGDIEIEKSVASGKWTALCEKTCDTIRVRLNIPLTKDTLKSYFENTQKSGGGYIVSLTTIKGTESKVEDALITFAESKYATNCLQQDHMLYKMSLDVQKLDRRDPTLWEMNKALVTGLNTITTQETLVEFLEPPAGVELISLVRGEQENAAILVFAEKPDFAKMSNQCKETTLEGNTLFVQMVMKCQSIYVKGIDKSITCNLLENFFCNKRKSGGGDIEKVDYHPEDGYCIVYFENPSDARNVAAQEKFTIDKREVQAEMFYPCLGLSEKPTNREDMPCVSYESNVYVINFVQNCGPAFSQINEALQKKFVKIKWPKSKSDFIIKLQCTMTKDMKNSKEILISWKEEATVEMDRHMKRFVYKLHSILPEAWSLFLTRLKTLNIGDPIKVNVVLEQENHTAILTGYEENTEALTRTILDFIKTEESKIKNQKRIMKNVPLDFHKCQKIWETHFWKKLKSDFPDLVFQVKNIKKEVNLTGKPAKVNEALIKINEYLMITKSKSFNISKGRYEIFSMKEVKDRFIEEMKAKRNMAVWNVTDDKVYMTSSNLEMVDDALETFKKFIPEEKIKIRDIGKVLSMPDWQACVKKLKDSYDKKMFISYQNSEVCVTATIYIFETVYKQIEHELKIYSEKCRIDSKEVHLSLQQFRYMQMFGQNEISKIKKSCTPKKLEIKLNQSTCSIEITGNNEDVKKAYEKLMRSIHVGSCSITNSGAPVLLTSGIGRETAKRAGKEASCIRYDEEGVCHNREIRETESFKGQRRTSKCLPIKIAECKLQLCDKKLVVMQGDVTKLEVDVIVNAANGELDHCGGLALAVSKAGGKIIQEDSRTYCKSHGTVSHGEAVPAHPGELPCKMLIHAVGPRWRNGGHDEEHLLKKAISRCLELTDKYNYSSIAIPALSAGFYGYPAAQLVEVILRAIESYNKIISSSIKEIYFCDVNDTIVKEFVKALKTKYGLKVKEFYGYEYVKQFSVQNTDSHLEEEKSRKSRPRSDIDNSEMKVISGNLAKMRVDVIVNSTNKSLNLNLGATSKSLLRAGGEFLQEECRMKYKHGVQPGEVAMTKGGNLHCRQVYHGAIKKWDHNKGDALSRFTGFVENCLRMADKNWMSSMAFPALGTGRLGYPPDLAAKTMLKCCRDFLRQKRSTSLKEIIFVVYHEDKETFEAFQSVMKSECVSRRTVASSFSHPQRQSTGRIPTRRD from the exons ATGACATTCTCcaattcaaatttatatacaAGCAATGAATCGATCGACGGATCCCTGGTCTGCGATGGAGAGTCGTGTTTATCAAGGTCTGAAAGCACAGCAATTGCAACAGAAGAAACCAAGG ATAAGAGTGAAAAATTAGAAAAACTAAAAGAGGAAGATCAAGACATATACGTTCCCAGGTTCTGTATTCCACCAATTCTAACTTTTTCCACCGATGATGCTGTAGACAAAGATGTGGAGGATGCAACAATTGAATCGGTCAATGAAGCACAAGCCTGTGTTGATGAGTCGTTTCTTTCAACGTCAGAGAGTCCTGACTCTGAATCAATAGTAATGGGCgatattgaaattgaaaaatctgTTGCGTCAG GTAAATGGACGGCATTATGTGAAAAAACATGTGACACCATTAGAGTACGGCTGAATATACCTTTGACTAAAGACACCTTGAAAAGCTACTTTGAGAACACACAGAAGTCAGGGGGAGGATATATTGTATCCCTAACAACTATCAAAGGAACAGAATCGAAAGTTGAAGACGCCCTTATAACATTTGCTGAGTCAAAat ATGCGACTAATTGCCTCCAACAAGatcatatgttatataaaatgtCCTTAGATGTTCAGAAATTAGACCGCCGGGATCCAACTCTCTGGGAAATGAACAAAGCTCTAGTGACAGGATTAAACACTATAACAACACAGGAAACGCTAGTGGAATTTCTGGAGCCTCCAGCTGGTGTGGAACTTATATCTCTGGTGAGAGGGGAACAAGAAAATGCAGCCATATTGGTGTTTGCCGAAAAACCAG ATTTCGCAAAAATGTCTAATCAATGCAAGGAAACAACACTTGAAGGCAATACCTTATTTGTACAGATGGTGATGAAATGTCAATCTATCTATGTCAAGGGAATTGACAAGAGCATTACCTGTAATCTACTAGAGAATTTTTTCTGTAACAAGAGGAAAAGTGGAGGTGGAGATATAGAGAAGGTGGATTACCATCCAGAAGATGgttattgtattgtttacttTGAAAATCCATCAG ATGCAAGGAATGTTGCAGCACAAGAAAAGTTTACAATTGATAAGAGAGAAGTACAAGCAGAGATGTTTTATCCCTGTCTAGGTTTGTCAGAAAAACCGACAAATCGGGAAGACATGCCATGTGTCTCATATGAAAGCAATGTATATGtcatcaattttgttcaaaactGTGGGCCGGCATTTAGCCAAATAAATGAAGCTTTACAAAAAAAGTTTGTCAAGATAAAATGGCCAAAATCAAAGTCAGATTTTATTATCAAGTTACAGTGTACAATGacaaaagatatgaaaaattCAAAGGAAATTCTAATAAGCTGGAAAGAAGAAGCGACGGTTGAGATGGATAGGCATATGAAAAGATTTGTATATAAATTGCATTCTATTTTACCTGAGGCATGGTCATTATTTCTGACTCGGctaaaaacattaaatatcgGTGATCCAATCAAAGTGAACGTCGTTTTGGAACAGGAAAACCACACAGCTATATTAACTGGCTATGAGGAAAATACTGAAGCCCTTACTCGGACAAttcttgattttatcaaaacagAGGAGtccaaaataaaaaaccaaaaaagaatAATGAAAAATGTACCCTTAGATTTTCATAAATGCCAGAAGATATGGGAAACTCATTTTTGGAAGAAATTAAAGAGTGATTTCCCAGATCTTGTTTTTCaagttaaaaacattaaaaaagagGTGAATTTGACTGGAAAGCCTGCAAAAGTCAACGAGGCTCTGATCAAGATTAATGAATATCTGATGATTACAAAGTCAAAGTCGTTTAACATTTCAAAAGGACGTTATGAAATTTTTTCCATGAAGGAAGTAAAAGATCGTTTTATTGAAGAAATGAAAGCTAAACGCAACATGGCAGTTTGGAATGTAACAGATGACAAAGTATATATGACATCTTCAAACTTAGAAATGGTTGATGATGCTTTAGAGACCTTTAAGAAATTTATTccagaagaaaaaattaaaatcagagaCATTGGCAAAGTTTTGAGTATGCCAGACTGGCAAGCTTGTGTTAAGAAACTGAAAGACagttatgataaaaaaatgtttatttcttatcaaaattctGAAGTTTGTGTCACCGCTACTATATATATTTTCGAGACTGTTTATAAGCAGATTGAACATGAACTGAAAATTTATTCCGAGAAATGCCGCATTGACAGCAAAGAAGTTCATTTATCTCTACAACAGTTTAGGTACATGCAAATGTTCGGccaaaatgaaatttcaaaaatcaaaaaatcatgtactccaaaaaaattagaaataaaactaaatCAATCAACTTGTTCAATAGAAATTACGGGCAATAATGAAGATGTTAAAAAAGCTTATGAAAAGTTGATGAGATCTATTCATGTAGGTAGTTGCAGCATAACCAATTCTGGAGCTCCTGTGTTATTAACTTCAGGAATAGGGCGAGAGACCGCAAAGAGAGCCGGAAAAGAAGCATCATGTATCCGTTATGATGAAGAAGGAGTGTGTCATAATAGAGAGATTAGGGAAACTGAATCATTTAAAGGCCAAAGAAGAACATCGAAATGTTTACCTATAAAAATTGCTGAATGCAAATTGCAGTTATGTGATAAGAAGTTGGTAGTTATGCAAGGAGATGTTACAAAATTGGAAGTTGACGTTATTGTGAATGCTGCAAATGGAGAATTAGATCATTGTGGAGGTTTAGCCTTGGCAGTATCTAAAGCAG GAGGAAAAATTATTCAAGAGGATAGTAGGACATACTGTAAGTCCCATGGCACTGTTTCACATGGTGAAGCAGTGCCTGCTCACCCAGGTGAACTCCCCTGTAAAATGCTGATCCATGCCGTGGGGCCAAGATGGCGTAATGGGGGTCACGACGAAGAACATTTGCTTAAAAAAGCTATATCTAGATGCTTGGAATTGAcagacaaatataattattcttCCATAGCTATCCCTGCATTAAGTGCTGGATTTTATGGATATCCTGCGGCACAATTAGTGGAGGTTATTTTGCGTGCTATTGAATCATACAACAAGATTATATCTTCgtcaataaaagaaatatacttTTGCGATGTCAATGATACTATTGTCAAGGAGTTTGTCAAAGCTCTTAAGACTAAATATGGACTGAAAGTCAAGGAATTCTATGGCTATGAAtatg TTAAACAATTCTCAGTTCAAAACACAGACTCTCATTTAGAAGAAGAGAAGTCAAGAAAAAGCAGGCCTAGGTCGGATATTGACAACAGTGAGATGAAGGTTATCAGTGGCAATCTGGCAAAAATGAGG GTTGATGTGATTGTGAACTCCACGAACAAATCATTAAACCTCAATCTTGGTGCTACGTCCAAGAGTCTTCTAAGGGCAGGGGGTGAATTCCTGCAAGAAGAATGTAGAATGAAGTACAAACATGGCGTTCAACCAGGAGAAGTAGCCATGACCAAGGGAGGTAATCTACACTGTAGGCAAGTGTATCATGGAGCCATTAAGAAGTGGGATCACAACAAAGGAGATGCACTCAGT